In Solanum stenotomum isolate F172 chromosome 6, ASM1918654v1, whole genome shotgun sequence, one DNA window encodes the following:
- the LOC125868892 gene encoding F-box/kelch-repeat protein At3g23880-like: protein MATRRAFSEESLREILLSLPVKSLLRFKCVCKNWGSLINNPSFTIDHLNLSKKKKPPQHLIYDYGAADDAPTVTLVSNKGIDEQNFQRLGDNITNLLGSIDGVFFLERQIGNAILCTLWNPANREVRHLPSTTISFEYFKCDRHLVFGLDPMTKDYKVVYYTHREEYAAIYSCSRDSWKIFKHNLDVHQNPSMCERNFYNTVDYLNGSYYWLMKNNCRILSFDFGNEVFVEMEGPPRAHEDYNWSANLMLLGDSVGILNFVDGFVHDVWVMIQPGVWNKLLTIHLTVRTKSFYENSFILVTKSSRLVSYNVRTNKTRLFEYRHPGLKSNPEHGGCGVYYYKESLVTIKRQGNSELHFSRCLTKMVNIY from the coding sequence ATGGCTACGCGTAGGGCTTTTTCTGAAGAATCATTAAGAGAGATTCTATTAAGTTTGCCTGTGAAATCGTTGCTAAGATTCAAATGTGTATGCAAAAATTGGGGAAGTCTTATCAATAACCCTAGCTTCACTATAGACCACTTGAATTTAAGTAAGAAGAAGAAGCCTCCACAACACTTGATTTATGATTATGGTGCAGCCGATGATGCCCCTACCGTCACTTTGGTTTCCAATAAGGGTATAGATGAACAAAATTTCCAAAGGCTTGGAGATAATATTACCAACTTGTTAGGTTCTATTGATGGTGTGTTTTTCTTAGAAAGACAAATTGGTAATGCCATTTTGTGTACATTATGGAATCCAGCTAACAGAGAGGTGAGACACCTCCCTTCCACCACAATTAgctttgaatattttaaatgtGATCGCCATTTAGTGTTCGGATTAGATCCTATGACTAAGGATTATAAAGTGGTTTACTATACTCATAGGGAAGAATATGCAGCGATCTACTCATGTTCTAGGGATTCATGGAAAATATTCAAACATAACCTAGACGTACATCAAAATCCTAGTATGTGTGAACGAAACTTTTATAACACTGTTGATTATCTGAATGGATCTTATTATTGGCTGATGAAAAATAATTGTAGAATTCTTTCATTTGACTTTGGGAATGAGGTGTTTGTAGAGATGGAAGGGCCACCACGTGCTCATGAGGATTATAATTGGTCGGCGAATCTGATGTTGCTTGGTGACTCCGTTGGCATCTTGAACTTTGTCGACGGGTTTGTTCATGATGTATGGGTAATGATACAACCAGGCGTTTGGAACAAACTTCTGACCATTCATCTCACTGTGCGTACTAAATCATTTTATGAAAACTCTTTTATTTTGGTAACTAAAAGTTCCCGGTTGGTCTCATATAATGTTAGGACAAACAAGACGAGGCTTTTTGAATATCGTCATCCGGGCCTGAAGTCGAATCCAGAGCATGGTGGCTGTGGGGTTTACTATTATAAAGAGAGCTTAGTAACAATTAAACGACAAGGTAATAGTGAGCTCCATTTCAGTCGTTGTTTGACAAAAATGGTGaacatatattaa